The following are encoded in a window of Terriglobales bacterium genomic DNA:
- the rnc gene encoding ribonuclease III, which translates to MNAEQITALEGLLGHHFRQRELLEQALTHSSHAHEQEARGEGGAPLRDNEQLEFLGDAVLGFVTGQALFERFPHFHEGQLSKTRAHLVSARHLVEVADGLDLGRFLRLGRGEEKSGGRSKAALLVNALEAVVAAIYLDAGLEPARAFILRRIVDPELDRLAQQATGAFPITDHKSALQELLQAAGRPQPSYSVVKEEGPEHKKTFTVEVRVPGEGTADYVGRAQGPTKKKAEQLAAQQALEQLQGSGAPRRARGGAA; encoded by the coding sequence ATGAACGCAGAGCAGATCACGGCGCTGGAAGGACTGCTGGGCCACCACTTCCGGCAGCGCGAGTTGCTGGAGCAGGCGCTCACCCACAGCTCGCACGCCCACGAGCAGGAGGCGCGCGGGGAGGGCGGCGCTCCGCTGCGCGACAACGAGCAGCTCGAGTTTCTGGGCGACGCCGTGCTCGGCTTCGTGACCGGGCAGGCCCTGTTCGAGCGCTTTCCCCACTTCCACGAGGGCCAGCTCTCCAAGACGCGCGCCCACCTGGTCAGCGCCCGCCACCTGGTGGAGGTGGCCGACGGCCTCGACCTGGGCCGCTTCCTGCGCCTGGGACGGGGAGAGGAGAAGAGCGGCGGTCGCTCCAAGGCGGCGCTGCTGGTGAATGCTCTGGAGGCGGTAGTGGCGGCCATCTATCTGGACGCGGGGCTGGAGCCGGCCCGCGCCTTCATCCTGCGTCGCATCGTGGACCCCGAACTGGACCGGCTGGCGCAGCAGGCCACCGGCGCCTTCCCCATCACCGATCACAAGTCCGCGCTGCAGGAACTGCTGCAGGCGGCGGGGCGTCCGCAGCCGTCCTATTCGGTGGTGAAGGAGGAAGGCCCCGAGCACAAGAAGACCTTTACCGTAGAGGTGCGGGTACCCGGCGAGGGCACGGCGGACTACGTAGGCCGCGCCCAAGGCCCCACCAAGAAGAAGGCGGAGCAACTGGCCGCGCAGCAGGCCCTCGAGCAATTGCAGGGGAGCGGGGCGCCGCGGCGCGCCCGGGGCGGTGCCGCATGA